In the genome of Pelodiscus sinensis isolate JC-2024 chromosome 15, ASM4963464v1, whole genome shotgun sequence, one region contains:
- the LOC142818373 gene encoding uncharacterized protein LOC142818373 — MAKHIRLWFRKALKMAPGPVGSSSSVPAGGEAESHQLGATRPPARPLRTWLQRRLGRRDPAQRGSRVGWLWGLLCGEKHLPQEPSPHYHQGASPCPAPGDLPVSGSPQPLRTSPCSCGSSSVSSSAWASSCSRATSCSRSDPEPPCASAELCQERMDSRVEEGAIYDIEEQLHTRDTSPAALQRFLLAVPPACLAALQRGEDTLAPRCCKDTMMARIVEIMEDSPPPLVLADCLNAACSLSTLQPPLQAQLLSPLLRAAVGQTVSGDWQQEPIHTQQFIRALPFDLQALLASLLAESPDTARLQLIMEHLSPWLESRLPQERARALGSTTALLGVATTLPGFENSADWPRMGHHVAQLGLFISDPSEDVSRLARKGVHSLYRLLLHHRGLNIHQAEDLWCRHYYKERWVLAHSNTVRVGEDFASSPGAA; from the exons atggccaaacacatcaggctgtggttccggaaagccctgaagatggccccagggccggtgggaagcagctcctccgtccccgcgggcggggaagctgaatcccaccagctcggggcgactcgcccaccggccaggcccctccggacctggctccagaggcggctgggaaggcgggacccagcccagcggggcagccgggtagggtggctctggggcctcctctgtggagagaaacacctgccccaggagcccagcccccattaccaccagggggcatcgccctgcccggcccccggggacctgccagtctccgggagcccccagcctctccgcaccagcccctgcagctgtgggtccagctcagtgagcagcagcgcctgggcctccagctgcagccgggccacctcctgcagccgctcagacccag agcccccctgcgcctcggcggagctctgccaggagcggatggactcccgggtggaggaaggggccatctatgatattgaagagcagctccacacccgggacacg agcccagccgccctgcagcggttcctcctggccgtcccccccgcctgcctcgccgccctccaaaggggcgaggacaccctggcgccgcgctgctgcaaggacaccatgatggccaggatcgtg gagatcatggaggactccccccccccactggtcttggccgactgcctcaacgccgcctgcagcctcag caccttgcagcctcccctacaggcccagctcctgagccccctgctgagggcggccgtgggacagactgtgtctggggactggcagcaggagcccatccacacacag cagttcatccgggcccttcccttcgacctccaggccctactggcaagcctcctcgccgagtccccagacaccgccaggctgcagctgatcatggag cacctgagcccgtggctggagtcccgcctgccccaggagcgagccagggcccttggcagcaccacggccctgctgggagtcgccaccaccctcccggggtttgag aactccgccgactggccgaggatgggtcaccacgtggcccagctgggcctttttatttcggacccatccgaagacgtcagccggctggcccggaagggggtgcacagcctgtaccgcctcctcctgcaccacaggg gcctcaacatccaccaggcagaggacctgtggtgcaggcactactataaggagagatgggtcctggcgcatagcaacaccgtcagggtgggagag gacTTTGCatcaagtcctggtgcagcctga
- the LOC142818399 gene encoding uncharacterized protein LOC142818399 has product MAASLAARGHQRSREQVRCKIKDLRQSYSRACLPGADPEACPHFHALDRILGPHAVPAPRDVIDPGAEGPLLETEEEEEGSESQEPAASLPRTRDPRGTPQSRSPASSEAGEASTSAAPGPAGRTTPPAAAARARASRTARNQEDYQRRHLRFLDRQLRLQDHWVQEDLRLRQRSLEALEEQGRALRGHLQSLLDRFPFPPPPAPPLAPPLAPPAPPLSPPLAPPAPPAPPASAPASTPASSTPPVLSAPPSTTIPHRRPRTRSVARRERQPDSHP; this is encoded by the exons atggctgccagtctggccgccaggggccaccagcgcagccgggagcaggtgcgctgcaaaattaaggacttgcggcagtcctactcccgggcctgcctgccaggggctgacccggaggcctgcccccacttccatgccctggaccgcatcctggggcctcatgccgtccctgccccccgggacgtgattgaccccggggcagagggaccgctcctggagacggaggaggaggaggagggctctgagagccaggagcctgccgccagccttcccaggacccgggacccccgaggcaccccacagagccgctcgcctgcatcttcagaggccggggaggcgtccacct ctgcagcaccggggcctgcagggcgcaccacaccgcctgcagcagccgcccgcgcccgggcaagcaggacagccaggaaccaggaggactaccagaggcggcatctccggttcctggaccgacagctccgtctccaggaccactgggtccaggaggacctcaggctgcgccagaggagtctggaggccctggaggagcagggccgtgccctgcgaggccacctccagagcctgctggaccgctttccatttcctcctccccctgctccccctcttgctccccctcttgctccccctgctccccctctttctccccctcttgctccccctgctccccctgctcctcctgcttccgctcctgcttccactcctgcttcctccacaccccctgtcctctctgcccccccctccacaaccattccccaccgacgcccccggacccgcagtgtggcgagacgggagaggcagccggactcccacccctga